The following proteins are encoded in a genomic region of Leptospira ryugenii:
- a CDS encoding 1-acyl-sn-glycerol-3-phosphate acyltransferase → MNRLTFYLTICYAIPFLFPQFFLGLCLSYLLKILGNDLYSNRINNHLAYTWLRLFLFFTRTKLICDLDNWEPGQSKKFIICNHTNALEVPIVVGLPYLKHTPNLNLSYLGGDIIQRYKLIPLMMHARIVEAVTYSEKKPNFRNFKKDVLYVLERRTIFLFPEGKRTYSEEILPFETGVMKIAYKFQIDLDIFVVGGLMKFSDDTKFIHFRKNNLVYVAFCGKIQASEHASFESYLQCAEKMMKKKKENLDTLYFPN, encoded by the coding sequence ATGAATCGATTAACTTTTTATCTAACCATCTGTTATGCCATACCCTTCCTCTTTCCTCAGTTTTTTTTGGGTTTGTGCCTATCCTATTTACTGAAAATTCTTGGAAATGATCTCTACTCCAATCGAATCAATAATCATTTGGCGTACACTTGGTTAAGGCTGTTCCTTTTTTTTACACGAACAAAACTCATTTGTGATTTGGACAATTGGGAGCCCGGGCAATCTAAAAAATTCATCATATGCAACCACACCAATGCCCTTGAAGTTCCGATAGTCGTTGGTTTACCTTACTTAAAACATACTCCCAATTTGAATCTCTCTTATTTAGGAGGTGACATCATCCAAAGATACAAACTAATTCCGCTGATGATGCATGCACGAATTGTAGAAGCGGTCACCTATTCCGAAAAAAAACCAAATTTTCGCAATTTTAAAAAGGACGTTTTGTACGTTTTGGAAAGGAGAACTATATTTCTTTTCCCTGAGGGAAAACGTACCTACTCAGAAGAAATTTTGCCTTTTGAGACAGGAGTCATGAAAATAGCCTATAAATTCCAAATAGATTTGGATATCTTTGTCGTCGGAGGATTGATGAAATTCAGTGATGATACCAAATTCATTCATTTTAGAAAGAACAATCTAGTCTATGTAGCTTTCTGCGGTAAAATCCAGGCGAGCGAACATGCTAGCTTTGAATCTTACCTCCAATGTGCAGAAAAAATGATGAAAAAAAAGAAAGAAAATTTGGACACACTGTACTTTCCAAATTAA
- a CDS encoding lysophospholipid acyltransferase family protein, with the protein MFRTILFYLYFFIRGAFSFIGRAKAKKLSLNSTEETDWQKNKIPRQWASTLLKIVGVKVIPKIETSPPFGAVLFVANHEGNFDIPTLISSVPKPFGFISKIEVLKIPVVGSWMKVMHCVFLDRKNRSDSTLAIETGVKVLKEGHSLLIFPEGTRSKGAGMRAFKAGSFRLAMDSGVPIVPIAIKGTSNIMEKSGMILQPASVHVSILPAIYPEEFAGVSSKDLALRVEQLIKEELTKI; encoded by the coding sequence ATGTTCCGCACAATTTTATTCTACCTCTATTTTTTCATAAGAGGAGCTTTTAGTTTTATTGGAAGGGCAAAGGCAAAAAAGTTAAGTCTGAATTCCACCGAAGAGACTGATTGGCAGAAAAACAAAATACCAAGACAATGGGCGAGCACCTTACTTAAAATCGTTGGGGTAAAGGTCATTCCAAAGATAGAGACTAGCCCTCCATTTGGTGCCGTTTTATTTGTAGCAAATCATGAAGGAAATTTTGATATTCCCACCTTAATTTCTTCAGTACCAAAGCCATTTGGTTTTATTTCAAAGATTGAAGTCCTCAAAATTCCTGTGGTAGGATCTTGGATGAAAGTCATGCATTGTGTTTTTTTGGACAGAAAGAATCGGAGTGATTCTACCTTAGCGATAGAAACTGGTGTCAAAGTACTGAAAGAAGGACATTCACTTTTAATTTTCCCGGAAGGCACTAGGAGTAAAGGTGCAGGAATGCGGGCATTCAAAGCAGGAAGCTTTCGTTTAGCAATGGACTCTGGCGTACCGATAGTTCCAATTGCAATCAAAGGTACATCCAATATTATGGAAAAGAGTGGGATGATTTTACAACCTGCCTCTGTTCATGTGTCGATTTTGCCAGCAATTTACCCAGAAGAGTTTGCAGGGGTCTCGAGCAAGGATCTTGCATTGAGAGTAGAACAACTCATCAAAGAGGAATTAACCAAAATTTAA
- the mreC gene encoding rod shape-determining protein MreC encodes MIWNRFSKNAEALSLGFVLVFSFTSLIWNGNFMVRGIATFQGVGDFFSGSFDSLGSLIKSSYNKLESFERVREERDSCLNVMEEYRQMAKDIDRLKAENDILRQELNFPLRSDYPAVRAEVLSVRLNSIYRTIIINKGSEVGIKPYMPVVARALDEKGRFAEALVGKIIAVSKGSAVVQPLINSNFSMGVSVPGTNLWASLSGNSGRGTDVLLDYIDSGIVIDPKAIGSFPMGPTPPGTSNTYFTEGFSKIGKPVFSSGGSGVYPSGIPVGIIIEEGPRNGSFKTAFVRPFVEFDKLLNVVVIKKLPEKWREEWPAEKTIQIDGPYFGEIDFPREKDYNQKNQQTPKKSLNPLNNKPSLKPENGQENPIAPKEEPVEANP; translated from the coding sequence ATGATCTGGAACCGATTTAGTAAAAATGCGGAAGCGCTGTCTCTGGGATTTGTGCTGGTCTTCTCCTTTACCTCCCTCATTTGGAATGGGAATTTTATGGTGCGGGGGATTGCTACCTTCCAAGGAGTCGGTGATTTTTTTTCAGGTTCGTTTGATTCTTTGGGCAGCTTAATCAAAAGTTCTTACAATAAACTCGAATCCTTTGAACGTGTGAGAGAAGAACGCGATTCCTGTTTAAACGTCATGGAAGAATACCGACAAATGGCAAAGGACATCGACCGCCTCAAAGCTGAGAATGATATCCTTCGGCAAGAACTGAATTTTCCTCTTCGTTCTGATTACCCTGCTGTACGGGCAGAGGTGCTTAGCGTTCGGCTCAACTCCATTTATCGGACCATCATCATCAATAAAGGGTCGGAAGTTGGGATTAAGCCTTATATGCCAGTCGTCGCGAGGGCTCTCGATGAGAAAGGCCGCTTTGCCGAGGCACTCGTCGGAAAGATCATCGCCGTTTCCAAAGGATCTGCCGTAGTCCAACCTCTAATCAATTCCAATTTTTCTATGGGTGTTTCCGTCCCTGGAACCAATCTCTGGGCCTCTCTTTCAGGCAATAGCGGGAGGGGGACGGATGTTCTTTTGGATTACATTGACTCAGGGATTGTCATTGACCCAAAAGCCATTGGAAGTTTTCCCATGGGCCCAACTCCTCCTGGAACAAGCAACACCTACTTTACAGAAGGCTTTAGCAAAATCGGAAAGCCTGTCTTCAGTTCTGGCGGATCGGGCGTATATCCCTCTGGAATCCCTGTCGGGATCATCATCGAAGAGGGGCCGAGGAATGGGTCCTTTAAAACAGCCTTTGTGCGCCCCTTCGTGGAATTTGATAAACTCCTGAATGTCGTTGTGATCAAAAAACTCCCAGAAAAATGGCGAGAAGAGTGGCCAGCGGAAAAGACGATCCAAATTGACGGGCCGTACTTTGGTGAGATTGATTTTCCCAGAGAAAAAGATTATAACCAGAAAAACCAACAAACTCCTAAGAAGAGCTTAAATCCGCTAAACAACAAACCTTCATTGAAACCCGAGAACGGCCAAGAAAATCCAATTGCTCCTAAAGAGGAACCAGTGGAGGCAAATCCATGA
- the mreD gene encoding rod shape-determining protein MreD: MILEKVFIIFGMLLAHFLNGSNLFELGNAIRPDFMIIFVIFFAFRKGGLYGLWLGFFGGLLADTALGGEIGPDNLIYYKIGLHSFSYAITGYLVGKVARGAYTENYVSTTIYVFGFTILSRILTYLLFWLFFHSNHSYSFLYVSIYNAFIGPAMFFLLTLAYRLEHDEVRQ, translated from the coding sequence ATGATTCTCGAAAAAGTATTTATCATCTTCGGTATGTTACTCGCTCATTTTTTAAATGGGTCAAATTTGTTTGAGTTAGGAAATGCGATTCGCCCTGACTTCATGATTATTTTTGTCATCTTTTTTGCCTTTAGAAAAGGTGGGCTTTATGGACTCTGGTTAGGTTTTTTTGGTGGATTACTCGCTGATACTGCCTTAGGTGGAGAAATAGGACCAGACAATCTGATTTATTACAAGATTGGTTTACATTCTTTTTCATATGCGATCACCGGTTACTTGGTAGGGAAAGTAGCAAGAGGAGCCTATACGGAAAATTATGTTTCAACAACGATCTATGTTTTTGGTTTCACTATTCTTTCTAGAATATTAACTTATTTGCTTTTCTGGTTATTTTTCCATTCTAACCATAGTTATTCGTTTTTATATGTTTCAATCTACAATGCATTCATAGGGCCAGCTATGTTTTTTCTTTTAACTTTGGCCTATCGACTTGAACATGATGAGGTTCGTCAATGA
- the mrdA gene encoding penicillin-binding protein 2, with the protein MSGSATEFRLENSFRRRLYFFTGMIVFTLTAYIFQLFNLQVVQGSENSLKAERFVRRSESIPADRGQIFDRNFITPETSQPLVSNSASLDVILNTSLLKNDPKKVKEFIYKFCESLSIPLAYYEKDLQENRLIKKIRSREPFVLLEGISRDQQERILVLDNINRYVYLVSSPARIYHMGPALAHVSGYVGKPSTSDIQEKEIKSYQLVGKGGIESQFDTILRGQDGFRIQKRNTEGNIEEERVIEHSIPGNNLILTIDRDLQIAAYRALKGVRGTVIAIKPTTGEILAMASNPSYDPNLLSGKNKQERANHFARVQNNGGFLNLAIQSKFPPASTFKVLVALAAMESEHKINYDPKGTFSCPASFTLKSTFKGVPDQVFYNWDKKNHGELNLAQAIEKSNSVYFYQLGYKLGAEPILAYSRLFGLDKKTGIELPGEITGFIPSSEWKKRTYGNKWFDGDTVNLSIGQGFISVTPIEMALFFMAIINNGKIYKPYIVSEIRSPLDNSIIQKTQPSILRDIPLKKSTIEAIKEGLYLVGYSGTASGVLNIPSLPEVAGKTGTAQTRRRGASSSNHAWFIGYAPFNAPPEKQILVATFVEYGVGGAASAAPAAREIFKAAFPPGSFPKTDRSKVRTMEEEAPVEEEAF; encoded by the coding sequence ATGAGTGGTTCCGCTACCGAGTTTAGATTAGAAAACTCATTTCGAAGACGATTGTATTTCTTTACAGGGATGATCGTTTTCACTCTGACTGCATATATCTTTCAACTTTTCAATTTGCAAGTTGTGCAAGGAAGTGAAAACTCCCTAAAAGCCGAACGCTTTGTTCGTAGAAGTGAGTCCATACCTGCTGACAGAGGGCAGATCTTTGATCGCAACTTTATCACACCAGAAACATCTCAACCATTGGTATCAAACTCAGCATCATTGGATGTAATTTTGAATACAAGTTTACTTAAGAATGATCCCAAAAAAGTAAAAGAATTTATTTATAAATTTTGTGAATCACTTTCGATACCACTTGCATATTACGAAAAGGATCTTCAAGAAAATCGTCTGATCAAAAAAATCCGTTCCAGAGAACCATTTGTACTTTTAGAAGGTATCTCCAGAGACCAACAAGAAAGAATTCTTGTTTTAGACAATATTAACCGCTATGTCTATCTCGTTTCCTCACCAGCCAGAATCTATCATATGGGCCCGGCTCTCGCACATGTCTCTGGTTACGTTGGCAAACCATCTACCTCTGATATCCAAGAAAAAGAAATCAAATCATACCAATTGGTGGGCAAAGGAGGGATAGAATCACAATTTGATACAATTCTTAGAGGCCAAGATGGTTTCAGAATCCAAAAACGAAATACAGAAGGTAATATTGAAGAAGAGCGGGTGATTGAACATTCGATACCTGGGAACAATCTCATATTAACCATAGATCGTGATCTACAAATTGCCGCCTATCGCGCCTTAAAAGGTGTGAGAGGCACAGTTATTGCGATCAAACCAACAACGGGAGAGATTTTAGCAATGGCTTCAAATCCTTCCTATGACCCAAATCTCCTATCAGGAAAAAATAAACAAGAACGAGCAAATCATTTTGCAAGGGTTCAAAACAATGGTGGTTTTTTAAACCTAGCCATACAATCTAAATTTCCACCTGCTTCCACATTTAAAGTGTTAGTTGCTTTGGCAGCAATGGAAAGTGAACACAAAATCAATTATGATCCGAAAGGAACATTTAGTTGTCCCGCGAGTTTTACTTTAAAATCTACCTTCAAAGGTGTACCTGATCAGGTCTTTTACAATTGGGATAAAAAAAATCACGGTGAGTTAAACCTAGCACAAGCGATTGAAAAATCAAACTCTGTTTATTTTTACCAATTAGGATATAAATTAGGCGCAGAACCAATATTAGCTTATTCTAGACTTTTCGGCTTGGACAAAAAAACAGGAATTGAACTTCCGGGTGAAATCACTGGGTTTATACCAAGTTCAGAATGGAAAAAAAGAACCTATGGAAACAAATGGTTTGATGGAGACACTGTCAATCTCTCAATAGGACAGGGATTTATTTCTGTCACTCCCATTGAGATGGCACTCTTTTTTATGGCGATCATAAACAATGGTAAAATCTATAAACCCTATATAGTTTCCGAAATTAGAAGTCCATTGGACAATTCCATCATACAAAAAACCCAGCCTTCCATTTTAAGAGATATACCTCTAAAAAAATCCACAATCGAAGCAATCAAAGAAGGTCTTTATTTGGTAGGATATTCTGGAACTGCATCTGGTGTATTAAACATTCCAAGTCTCCCTGAAGTAGCAGGAAAAACGGGAACTGCACAAACAAGACGCAGAGGTGCTTCCTCCTCAAATCATGCTTGGTTCATAGGTTATGCTCCTTTTAATGCACCACCCGAAAAACAAATATTAGTTGCTACCTTCGTAGAGTATGGCGTTGGAGGAGCAGCTTCTGCCGCACCTGCCGCGAGAGAAATTTTTAAAGCAGCCTTTCCACCTGGATCTTTCCCAAAAACGGATCGATCAAAAGTAAGAACTATGGAGGAAGAGGCGCCTGTGGAAGAGGAGGCATTTTAA
- the rodA gene encoding rod shape-determining protein RodA, translating into MAERNTEKLDYFLIFSVCIVGLAGVLTLYTQEANTADGLGRWYKQFIFLFVGLAGMWFMSRINYQLIGSYALSIYLLSIILLILTLIPGIGYLPSGRGARSWLKLGPITLQASEFSKLATVILLGQYLVLKEKEMHKITVLVVPFIICLVPMLFIILQPDFGTAVSFLPMLFTMLYLGGADILHVGSLLTFGGISLMVPMYLAYYKLTLVQPLIDLLRKENKVELVSLVSQVQGKIWPILEGKKVPGFDIPGFQNQKNLQLIREAAESVKDEYGSIGFKILSNEVFMIGFGVILLLVSLVMIGIRITQGSKTIRQYYIPIGILGISILSAMAVHKSIPFRENQVIRLTAFLNPDQFKQGAGYQLRASKPAVGSGKIFGKGLFNGEMTEGRVPHVPEAGTDFIFASWAEQTGFIGSVLLLFFLMSIPLRGLQISFESKDRFGSLLASGIVAMIFFHIAINVGIVIGLLPVTGVPLTFMSYGGSHLVMAMIAVGIILSIKKRKFAN; encoded by the coding sequence ATGGCCGAAAGAAATACAGAAAAGTTAGATTACTTTTTGATCTTTTCAGTTTGTATTGTTGGTTTAGCAGGTGTTCTGACATTGTACACCCAAGAAGCAAATACGGCAGATGGTTTAGGCCGCTGGTACAAACAATTTATATTTCTCTTTGTAGGACTTGCAGGAATGTGGTTTATGTCTAGAATCAACTATCAGTTGATTGGATCTTATGCACTTTCTATTTATTTGCTTTCGATCATTTTGCTTATCCTAACTCTCATTCCTGGCATCGGCTATTTACCTTCTGGTCGTGGTGCAAGGTCTTGGCTAAAATTAGGACCCATCACGCTACAAGCATCTGAGTTTTCTAAACTAGCTACCGTTATATTATTGGGCCAATACTTAGTGTTGAAAGAGAAAGAGATGCATAAAATTACCGTGCTTGTTGTACCTTTCATTATCTGTTTGGTTCCCATGTTATTTATCATTTTACAACCAGACTTTGGAACTGCTGTTTCATTTTTACCAATGTTATTTACCATGTTATATTTAGGCGGAGCGGATATTTTACACGTTGGCTCATTGCTTACTTTTGGTGGAATCTCCCTCATGGTCCCGATGTATTTGGCATACTATAAACTCACCTTGGTGCAACCGCTTATCGATCTTCTCAGAAAGGAAAACAAAGTCGAGCTGGTCTCTTTGGTTAGCCAAGTGCAAGGTAAGATTTGGCCAATCCTCGAAGGAAAAAAAGTACCTGGCTTTGATATCCCTGGTTTCCAAAACCAAAAAAATTTACAACTGATTCGCGAAGCAGCGGAATCAGTGAAAGATGAGTACGGAAGCATTGGATTTAAAATTTTATCTAACGAAGTTTTTATGATTGGTTTTGGAGTCATCCTTTTACTTGTCAGTCTTGTAATGATTGGGATAAGGATAACACAAGGATCAAAAACCATTCGGCAATATTACATCCCTATCGGCATACTAGGAATCTCTATCTTGTCTGCAATGGCGGTTCACAAATCCATTCCATTCCGAGAAAACCAGGTCATTCGTTTGACCGCTTTTTTGAATCCAGACCAGTTCAAACAAGGTGCGGGTTACCAACTTCGTGCCTCAAAACCTGCCGTCGGTTCGGGTAAGATCTTTGGAAAAGGCCTATTCAATGGTGAAATGACAGAAGGACGCGTACCTCATGTTCCGGAAGCAGGAACAGATTTTATATTTGCTTCATGGGCAGAACAGACTGGCTTTATCGGTAGTGTGCTTCTTCTATTCTTTCTGATGTCCATTCCGTTAAGAGGATTGCAGATCAGCTTTGAAAGTAAGGATAGATTTGGTTCCTTGCTTGCTTCTGGTATTGTGGCAATGATTTTTTTCCACATTGCCATCAATGTTGGGATTGTGATCGGTTTGCTTCCCGTAACGGGTGTTCCGCTAACTTTTATGAGTTATGGTGGATCTCACTTGGTAATGGCAATGATCGCTGTTGGGATCATTCTTTCCATTAAGAAGAGAAAATTCGCAAACTAA
- a CDS encoding bifunctional riboflavin kinase/FAD synthetase, translating to MKIINSLSELSNDFPMGSSLTLGNFDGIHLGHQSLLQRTVTEAKARQIPSVVVTYFPNPAVVLGKRENFKYLSSQSIKTQLIESFQIDYLIELPFTESLSKMSAEAFLEDIIIGQLHAKYIVIGYNHFFGSNRRGDYQLLKDNANKYSYDVELQEAVSLEGEKISSSYIRKKIESGDLRTANELLGRTFFLEGRIMEGQKRGRTIQYPTANLEIPTDVILPAIGVYACYTHVQGKKFPSMVNVGLNPTFDGQTIHIESHIFDFSGDIYGETMQIHFVEKIRDEKKFDGIDALRGQLALDEKNSREILSRSN from the coding sequence TTGAAAATTATCAATTCACTCTCCGAACTAAGCAATGATTTTCCAATGGGATCCTCGCTCACCTTGGGGAACTTTGATGGCATTCACTTGGGACACCAGTCTCTCTTACAGAGAACAGTAACAGAAGCCAAAGCTAGGCAAATTCCTTCCGTTGTCGTGACATACTTTCCCAATCCAGCCGTAGTTCTTGGCAAGCGTGAAAACTTCAAATACCTCAGCTCACAATCGATCAAAACCCAATTAATCGAATCCTTTCAAATCGACTATCTGATCGAATTACCATTCACTGAATCTCTTTCTAAGATGAGTGCGGAAGCATTCTTAGAGGATATCATCATCGGTCAATTGCATGCTAAGTACATTGTCATCGGATACAATCATTTCTTTGGAAGCAATCGTAGAGGTGACTACCAACTTCTAAAGGATAACGCAAATAAGTATTCATACGATGTCGAACTCCAAGAAGCGGTTTCCTTAGAAGGAGAAAAAATTTCCAGCTCTTACATTCGGAAAAAGATAGAATCAGGAGATCTTAGAACGGCAAACGAGCTATTGGGTAGGACCTTTTTTTTAGAAGGTCGGATCATGGAAGGACAGAAAAGAGGAAGAACCATTCAATACCCAACTGCCAATTTAGAAATTCCTACTGATGTGATTTTACCTGCCATTGGTGTGTATGCTTGTTATACGCATGTCCAAGGAAAGAAATTTCCATCGATGGTAAACGTTGGCCTAAATCCAACTTTTGATGGCCAAACAATCCATATTGAATCGCATATATTTGATTTTTCGGGAGATATTTACGGCGAAACTATGCAGATTCATTTTGTGGAGAAAATTAGAGACGAAAAAAAGTTTGATGGAATCGATGCATTGCGAGGCCAACTTGCTCTGGATGAAAAAAATTCCAGAGAAATACTAAGTAGATCGAATTAA
- a CDS encoding LIC10729 family protein, which produces MIIFKAQFLFDRHLGQVFPLKVKSVLISAIFFSSLLLAETWEAPKKIGSAIDFAWEEGLLPEDIATYPELRTWALYQSYELEPDSNFYSLENQVARMVPETGLRFFLEKENYTGGALYLYLDLTKFIPLKQAHAQNRRLAILLKGKVRKEIFWGKSKEFQNPVEIEVDSQDFIGSRLEIELIPSQNEVGRFWGIWDACLVKNRNR; this is translated from the coding sequence TTGATAATTTTCAAGGCTCAGTTTCTTTTTGACCGACATTTAGGACAGGTGTTTCCTTTGAAAGTAAAGTCAGTCCTCATCTCGGCAATCTTTTTCTCCTCCCTCTTGCTAGCGGAAACATGGGAAGCACCAAAAAAAATAGGTTCAGCGATCGACTTTGCCTGGGAAGAGGGTTTGCTACCTGAAGACATCGCTACCTACCCTGAACTCCGCACCTGGGCTTTGTACCAGTCCTATGAACTCGAACCTGATTCCAATTTCTATTCTTTGGAAAACCAAGTTGCTAGAATGGTTCCAGAAACTGGTCTACGTTTCTTTCTCGAAAAAGAAAACTATACGGGTGGTGCTTTGTACCTCTACTTAGATCTGACCAAATTTATCCCTCTGAAGCAGGCACATGCGCAAAACCGTAGATTGGCCATACTACTGAAAGGAAAGGTTCGAAAGGAAATCTTCTGGGGAAAGTCCAAGGAATTTCAAAATCCTGTTGAGATCGAAGTAGACTCACAAGATTTTATCGGCAGTCGTTTGGAGATAGAACTTATCCCAAGCCAAAACGAAGTTGGAAGGTTTTGGGGGATTTGGGATGCTTGTCTGGTCAAAAACAGGAATCGATAG
- a CDS encoding STAS domain-containing protein, whose translation MEITLKKSSDAHVVSISGSLDIYTSLDFKNFLETNIPQSGSEPLHVVVNLEKLNYIDSSGIGMLIKQLNYVQELKGKFSIANMKPAIEKVFKVAGLTSYFQTINEEEFRSKYVS comes from the coding sequence ATGGAAATCACCCTGAAAAAAAGTTCAGATGCTCACGTTGTCAGCATATCTGGTAGTTTAGACATCTATACTTCCTTAGATTTTAAGAACTTTTTAGAGACAAATATACCACAATCAGGCTCTGAACCTTTGCATGTTGTGGTGAATTTGGAAAAGTTGAATTACATTGACTCCTCTGGCATTGGTATGCTCATCAAGCAGCTGAATTATGTCCAAGAACTGAAGGGAAAGTTTTCGATCGCGAACATGAAGCCTGCCATTGAGAAGGTTTTTAAAGTTGCAGGCCTCACGAGTTATTTCCAAACCATCAACGAAGAAGAATTCCGTTCAAAATACGTAAGTTAA
- a CDS encoding LIC_12936 family protein, which translates to MRALITLFLCIISSVCVYAADDENKNVSQADPFRLNADGSIAIIPYNPAQKARIDELAKDIDKYNAQINEKLKFLNFEKSIKDSRYGQVSYAREIKLPHEPSYVLHTRFVMKLKGGGGAEGGGFSLDELSFWSRKSLTTKNKEPVTTYRDLKNSATAGGLKGLVLSVRTVTIYEDVTRTYEFEKIQSPWERLRLATVYRDRQIEVLRAIDRYIMSKGKLEAREVDDSILEVTFGGDFQEP; encoded by the coding sequence ATGCGAGCACTCATCACTCTATTCCTATGTATCATTAGCTCGGTTTGTGTATATGCTGCCGATGATGAAAATAAAAATGTCAGCCAGGCAGACCCCTTCCGATTGAATGCCGATGGTAGCATAGCTATCATTCCTTATAACCCAGCTCAAAAAGCACGGATAGACGAGTTGGCAAAAGATATTGATAAATACAATGCTCAGATCAATGAAAAATTGAAATTTCTCAATTTTGAAAAAAGCATTAAGGACTCTAGGTATGGGCAGGTGAGCTATGCACGCGAAATCAAATTGCCTCATGAACCAAGTTATGTGCTCCACACTCGTTTTGTCATGAAATTGAAAGGTGGCGGTGGTGCCGAAGGCGGTGGCTTCTCTTTGGATGAGTTAAGCTTTTGGTCAAGAAAATCGCTTACAACAAAAAACAAAGAACCAGTTACAACTTATCGAGATCTCAAAAACTCGGCAACAGCTGGTGGACTAAAAGGTCTTGTATTGTCCGTACGAACTGTTACTATTTATGAAGACGTTACAAGAACATATGAGTTCGAAAAAATCCAAAGTCCCTGGGAAAGATTGCGCTTAGCAACCGTATACCGAGATAGACAAATCGAAGTATTAAGAGCAATTGATAGATACATTATGTCAAAGGGAAAACTGGAGGCTAGAGAGGTTGATGATTCAATTCTAGAAGTTACCTTTGGAGGGGATTTCCAAGAACCTTAA
- a CDS encoding J domain-containing protein — MFGNTPKIPDYYEALELPFGATAEEIRSNFRRLAKIYHPDVKGTGSENQFKFLLTAYKTLSTELRKEYDEAFKKSKAIQFIQNELSKQKPFILPPSRIQLGNGILELARKGLMRKGFRNRDRKKITGINYDILIKIKKNESMRTIIAQIPLTVRIVCQTCMGGDPHCPGCDGAGSYKSSRNLTVEFPPSTIQNQRIYEFDLSKFRPDSYTHFKKKILRVKLHVTSKLSLAV; from the coding sequence ATGTTTGGTAACACTCCAAAAATACCTGATTACTACGAAGCATTAGAACTCCCATTTGGTGCAACTGCGGAAGAGATTCGATCCAACTTTCGCAGACTCGCAAAGATCTACCACCCCGATGTAAAAGGAACTGGTTCAGAGAACCAGTTCAAATTTTTATTAACCGCTTACAAAACCTTATCTACTGAGCTGAGAAAAGAATATGATGAGGCCTTTAAAAAATCCAAAGCCATTCAATTCATACAAAATGAATTAAGCAAACAAAAACCGTTTATTCTTCCACCTTCTCGGATACAACTTGGCAACGGAATTTTGGAATTGGCCAGAAAAGGTTTAATGAGGAAGGGGTTTCGAAATCGAGACCGTAAAAAAATTACCGGTATCAATTACGATATATTGATAAAGATAAAGAAAAACGAATCAATGAGAACCATCATTGCTCAAATCCCTTTAACCGTACGGATCGTATGCCAAACTTGTATGGGCGGAGACCCACATTGCCCAGGTTGCGACGGAGCCGGCAGCTATAAAAGCTCGCGTAATCTGACAGTTGAATTCCCTCCTAGCACGATTCAAAACCAAAGAATTTATGAGTTTGATCTCTCAAAATTTAGGCCTGATTCTTACACACACTTTAAGAAAAAAATTTTACGTGTCAAACTCCATGTGACCTCCAAATTATCCCTTGCAGTCTAA